The Catellatospora citrea DNA segment CGGGTGTCGCTGAACTTCGCGGTGTTCCGGGCGGTGTTCGAGGAGGGCGGCCGCATCGGCGCCGGGCCGGTGCTGCGGCTGTGGCGGCGGGTGCTGATGTTCTTCTCCAAGTGGTGGCAGCTGGAGCAGCTGTACCGGTCGAACATCAAGTACCAGCCGGAGTGGGTGCCGCGTTTCCTGTGTTTCGGGGAGCGGCGCGACCTGGCCAAGGTCGGTCTGGCCTCGGCGATCGCGGAGGGCTTCCTGACCGTGCCGGGCACGCCGGTGGCCGCGCTGGACGCGACCGCGGCGCCCGTGCTGGCGGGCCTGCCCGCGCCCGCGGCGCCGGCCGAGCTGGCCGGTGCGGCGCACGACGAGAGCGTCACCGAGCAGATGGCGGTGCGCCTGGCCAAGCTCGAACGGCTGCGCGCCGCCGGCGTCGACCCGTACCCGGTGGGCTTCCACCCGACCGCGACCTGCGGGCAGATCCGCGAGCGGCACCCGGAGACGCCCGCCGACACGCGCACCGGCGACCGGGTGTCGGCGGCCGGCCGGGTGATGCTGCTGCGCGACCACGGCCACATCGCCTTCGCGACCATTCGCGACTGGGACGGCGACCTGCAGCTGATGATCGACCGTGACGTCGCGGCGTGGACGGACGCGATCGACATCGGCGACCACGTCGGCGTCACCGGCGAGGTCGTCACCACCAAGCGCGGCGAGCTGTCGGTGCACGTGGACACCTGGGAGATCACCGGAAAGTGCCTGCGCCCGCTGCCGGACAAGCACAGCGGCCTGACCGACCCGGAGGCGAAGGTCCGCCAGCGCTACCTCGACCTGATCACCAGCAGCACGGCGCGCGAGCTGCTGCGGGCGCGCAGCGCGGCGGTGCACAGCCTGCGCCAGTCGTTCAGCGACCGCGGCTTCATCGAGGTGGAGACGCCGATCCTGCAGCGCATCCACGGCGGCGCCAACGCGCGCCCGTTCACCACCCACATCAACGCCTACGACCTGCGCCTCTACCTGCGCATCGCGCCCGAGCTGTATCTGAAGCGGCTGGCCGTGGGCGGCGTGGAGAAGGTCTTCGAGCTGGGCCGCACCTTCCGCAACGAGGGCGTGGACTACAAGCACAACCCCGAGTTCTCGATGCTGGAGGCCTATCAGGCCTATGCCGACTACGACTCGATGCTGACGCTCACCCGCGAGGTGGTGCAGTCCGCGGCGCGGGCCGCCAACGGCGAGTGCGTGATCATGCACGACGGCCAGCCGCACGACGTGTCGGGGGACTGGACGGTGCGCACCGTCGACGAGGCGATCTCGTCCGCGCTGGGCGAGGAGATCACCGCCGACACCGATGTGGAGAAGCTGCGCAAACTCTGCGACGACGCGAAGATCCCGTACGACCCGAAGTGGGGCCGCGGCGCGGTGGTGCTGGAGATGTACGAGCGGCTGGTCGAGGAGAAGACCGTCATGCCGACGTTCTACAAGGACTTCCCGACCGACGTGTCCCCGCTGACCCGGCAGAGCCGCGTCGACGCGCGGCTGGCCGAACGCTGGGACCTGGTCGCCTTCGGCACCGAGCTGGGCACGGCGTACTCCGAGCTCACCGACCCGATCGAGCAGCGCCGCCGGCTCACCGAGCAGTCGCTGCTGGCCGCGGGCGGCGACCCGGAGGCGATGGAGCTGGACGAGGACTTCCTGCAGGCGCTCGAGTACGCCATGCCGCCCACCGGCGGTCTCGGCATCGGCGTCGACCGGCTGGTCATGCTGCTCACCGGCCGGTCCATCCGGGAGACCCTGCCGTTCCCGCTGGTTCGCGGAGCGCGCTGAAGGCATACGACCTATTTGGGCATTTTGGTATGGTGCTGGTACGTAGGCCGCAGGAGGAGTCATGCGTGCCGGACCGGCACCCGGGAACCGACGGCGCGCGATCGTCACCGCGCTGGTGCTGGTCGTCGTCATCCTCGTCGGTGGATTCCTGCTCGGACACCTCGCCGGCAGCCGGTCCCGGTCGGGGCTCGGCGACCGGCCGGACGCCCCGAAGAACTCGCGTGACCGGGTCGGCCCGAACGCCCGGCTCGCGCTGCCGCCGCTGCCGCCCCGGCCCCAGCCGATCACCGGGCCCGACCGCCCGCCGCTGCCGGTCGAGAAGGGCGGCCCGTTCGGCAGCCGGCTGACCACCGGCACCCCCGAGGTCGCGCTGACCTTCGACGACGGCCCGGACGAGGTGTGGACGCCGCAGGTGCTGGCGCTGCTGCGCGACTACGGCGTACGGGCCACCTTCTGCATGATCGGCGCCAAGGCCGCGAAGTATCCGCAGCTGGTACGCGATGTCGTCGCGGACGGGCACACGCTGTGCAACCACAGCTGGAGCCACGACGTGTGGCTGGGCCTGCGCGACGAGCCGACGGTGCTCGCCGACCTGAAGCGCACCAGCGCCGCACTGACCGCCGCGGCCCCCACGGCGCGGATCTCCTACTACCGCCAGCCGGGCGGCAACTGGACGGCCACCCTGGTGGCCGCCGCGCGGCGGCTGGGCATGACGGCGCTGCACTGGCGGGTCGACCCGCACGACTGGCGGAACGGGCCGTCGTACCGCATCGCGGCGGACGTCACGGGGCAGGCCGCGCCGGGTTCGATCGTGCTGCTGCACGACGGCGGCGGCGACCGCGCCCGCACGTTGTCGGCGCTGCGGACCATCCTGGCGAACCTGATCACGCGGTTCCACCTGGCCCCGCTGCCGCCGGGCATAGAAGAGCCCCGGCCGTCCGGAACCGGTCGGTTCGGACGGCCGGGGCAGTGACTCACCGCCGCGGTAGCGGGCGGCTATCGGGTCAGGGCGTCCACGACTTCCTGGGCACGGGTCTCGTGCTTGGCGTAGTGGTACGGGAAGGCCGACACCTGGACCTCCTGGATGGCCAGCGTCAGCGGCATGTCCTGCCAGCCCTGGACGTTGGCGAGGGCCTTGTAGAACTGGGTCGCCGCGTACTTGGGCTGCATCAGGTCGCGCACGGTGCCCCAACCGGAGGTCGGGCGCTGCTGGAACAGGCCGACCGAGTCGTGGTCGGAGCCCTCACCCTGGTTGGTGTAGTCGTACGACTCCGCGTACACGGTGCTGGCCAGGTTGTACAGCTGGCTCTCCTGCATCGCGCAGGCGATCGCCGCGACGTAGGCGCGCTTGGGCAGGCCCAGCTGCTGACCGGCCTGCACGATCGCCTGGGCGTTGCGCATCTGGGTCATGTCCAGTCCGGCGACGGGGCGCAGGACGGGCTGGGGGGCGGCCTTCGGCTTGGCGGCCTTGGGCTTGGCAGCCTTCGGCTTTGCGGCGATCTTGGGCGCTGCCTTCGGGGCGGCCTTGGGCGCTGCCTTGGGGGCTGCTGCCTTCGGGGCGGCCTGGGGCGCTGCCTTCGGGGCTGCGGCCTCGACCGGCGCCACCGCGGCGGTCGCGGCGCGGTCCAGCGACCGCGTCGCGGCCTGGTCGGCCACGGCCCGGCTGGCGCTCGCGGTCTGCAGGGTCACCTGGTGCTCGGGTGCGCCGGCGCCGGCCGCCACTCCGCCGACCGTGGCGGCGCCCAGGGCGCCGACGAGGCCGGTCACTGCCATCAGCTTGCGCGAGTCGGCCGACTTGAGCCGGCTGATCGCCTCCGCGAGGGACTTGAGGGGACTGGTCAGGGGATTCTGGCGGGTTGCCGCTCGATGACGGCCGACTCCGCGCTGCTCGTGTGCTCCGTTGCCACGCATTCGCCGATCCTAGAAAGGCGATCGACCGCTGCCCACCTGCGAATAGTGGTCGGGACCACTGTTGAGCGCTGCGGAGGCGCAGGTCGAGGCCCTAGTCCATGCATTCAGGCTGTGTTGATGTAGTACTTTCGGACGATGGGAATACGGACATTTCACGCTGACCTGGTTCATGACCAATCGACCTGAAACGGTTCGAAACCGGATAACCTGAGAGCCGGACTCAGGCAGGAGCGCTATGGACTGGAACCTGCTGGCCTGCGCCCGGCACCACCTCACCTACGCCCCGGACGAGCCCGAACTGCGTGATCACCTGCGGGTGGACACCGTCGACGGAGCGGCCTGGCGCTGCCTGCGCTGCGGGGACTACGTGCCCGGCCCGCCGCGGGCCGCCGGCCCCGCCGACGAGGCCCCCGTGCCGCTGCGCGGGCAACTGCTGCGCGACGCCGTGGTGCTGCGGGCCCTGGCGGTCGAACGCGCGATCCGCGGTGGGCTCCTGCTGCTGGGGGCGTACGCCGTCTGGCGCTTCCGCGGCGCCCAGCCCGCCGTGCAGATCGCGTTCGACCAGGATCTGCCCCTGCTGCAGCCGCTGGCCGACCGGCTGCACTGGAACCTCGCCGAGTCGCCGCTGGTGCACCTGGTGCGCACCGCGCTGGCCACCCGGCCGCAGACGCTCACCTGGATCGCCGCCGGCCTGGCCTGCTACGGCCTGCTCCAGCTCGCCGAGGGCACCGGGCTGTGGCTGCTGCGCCGGTGGGGCGAGTACCTGGCCGCGATCGCCACCGCGGCGTTCATCCCGCTGGAGGTGTACGAGCTGATCGAGCGCGTCACCTGGGTCCGCGTCACCGCCCTGCTGATCAACATCGGCGCCGTGGTCTTCCTCGTCTACCGCAAGCGCCTGTTCGGCGCCCGCGGTGGCCGCCCCGCCTACGACGCCGAACGCCACCACGCCAGCCTGATCCAGGTAGCCCGCGCCGCCACCGGCCCACCCACAGCGCACAACCCTTGACTACCCGCGCGCCGCCGGCCCACTCCCGGTGCGCCGCCGGCCCACTCGCGGTTGCGCAACTCTTAACGAGTCGCGGCTTGCCGAACCTTCTGATGCCGCGACTCCTTAATAGTTGCGGCTCGGGTGGCGGGGCGGGGCGGGGCGGGGCGGGACGGCGAGCGCCCGCCCGGCGGGGCCGGGCGGGCGCTGGTGCAGGTGTTAAAGGGTCACTGGCCGAACAGTTTGCCCATCATCTGCTGGAGTTGCTGCGGGTCGGGCATCTGGCCCTGCGGCGTCGCCTGGTTGACGATCTCCGGCAGCACCTTGGCGAGGTCGTCGGCGGCCTGGCGCGGCGTGGTGCCGGCCTCCTGGGCCACGTGCTCGAGCGTGCCGCCGCCCAGTGCCTGCTGCAGCTGCGCGCCGGTGACGTTCTCGTTCTTGCCGGTGCCGATCCAGGACTGCACCTGGGGGCCTAGGCCCGACTTGCTCAGCTGATCCACCAGACCGCTGAGGTTCGGCTGACCGCCACCGCCGCCACCGCCGCCGCCGCTCATCTGGCTGAACAGGCCCTTGAGCAGGTTCTGGATCTGCGGGTCGCTCATCAGCTTCATGATCTGGTTGAGGTCGACTGCCATTTCCCGTTACCCCCGTACTCGGTGCTGGACACTCTTCCTCGACCCTAGAAGGTCAACCGAACGGCTGAGGCAAAAGCGGTGAAATGCCCTCGGTCATGGGCTTGCTTCGCCCAGAATGTGCCGCATGACGGAATACACCGATCAAGAGCGCCAGACTCTGCGTACCGCGGCCTTCGGCGCAGTCTTCCTCGTGTCCCATGCGGACCCCGGCTTCTTCGCGAGCTTCAAGGAGAGCATCGCGGGCGCCAAGGCGCTCGCCGGCGCGTCACCCGAGCTGCAGAGCGTGTTCAAGTCCGGCGGCCTGCCCGAGATCCCCAAGGGCTCGCCGGCCGAACTGGAGTCCGGTGTGCTCACCGCGCTGCAGCAGTCGGCGGGCATCCTGCAGGCGAAGTCCCCACAGGACCTGACCGAGTTCCGCACGGTCATCACCGCCGCCTGCGACCAGGTCGCCAACGCCTCCGGCGGCGTCAAGGACACCGAGACGGCCGCCATCGCCAAGGTCAAGTCCGCCATCGGCGCCTGACCCCTCTCGATCGTCCGACTTGCCTGGCACGTGTGCGTATCCGTGCCCAAGATACGCACAGGTGCCGGGCAAGTCCGTTGATCGTGGGACGGGTCAGGGGAGGAGATGGGCGGCGGCGCGGAGTTGGGTGGCGTGGCGGTGCAGGTCGGCGACGATCTCGGCGACGGTGGTGTCGCGCAGGCGGGCCAGGGGCACCGAGACGCTGATCGCGTCGACGGCGGGGGAGCGCAGCGGCACGGCGACGGCCAGGCACATGATGCCCTCGGTGTTCTCCTCGCGGTCCTCGGCGTGGCCGGCCTCGCGGATCCGTGCCAGCTCGGCGTGCAGCGCGTCGGGGGTGGTGAGCGTGTGCGGGGTGAGCGCGGCCAGCGGCCAGTCGAGCAGGCGGTCGACCTCGTCGTCGGCGCGCGCGGCCAGCAGCGCCTTGCCCAGCGCGGTGGCGTGGGCGGGCAGACGGCGGCCGATCGCGCTGAACAGGCGTAGCGGATGTGCCGACTCGCGTTTCGCTATGTAAACGACGTTCGGCCCGTCGAGCCGGCCCAGGTGCACGGTCTCGCCGAAGCGGGCCGACAGCGCGTCCAGGGCGGCGTTGACCAGCCCGATCGCATCGTCGCTGTCCAGGTAGGACGCGCCGACCTGCAGGGCGCGTACGCCGAGGCCGAAGCGCGTGCCGGCGGCGTCGGTCTCCACCCAGCCGCGCTGGCTCATCGTG contains these protein-coding regions:
- the lysX gene encoding bifunctional lysylphosphatidylglycerol synthetase/lysine--tRNA ligase LysX; amino-acid sequence: MAPPAANAATRANGRNWREKVPRVFAILIACIAAISALAAVGGALGHSTQPVRRILDDVLIPVPANLAYAAFMAVLAAATARRKKIAWWTMIVYLVIDVGSSVLALGVITLVPEGELVDDAGVPLFSGWGRVATSIAVLVGVAALIILFLAREQFYARIRKGAVWKALAVFAGIAAVGIGLGYSLVAAFPGTLGPDAGEQLAYAAEKVLGGAFEFDVTRDGAAPGWVNFVLGLFGAIAVFAALFTLLRSQQVNAVLEPADEVKVRGLLDHYGERDSLGYFATRRDKLVTFSPSGKAAVTYRPVNGVSLASGDPVGDPEAWGQAIDAWLEEARSYAWTPAAMGASEEGATAYHKAGLKVLELGDEAILLTDRYSLDGREMRQVRQAVNRVERAGYTSTVRRHAEIPADEMKEIAELATRWRDTDSERGFSMALGRLGDPNDGQCVLVEARDADGIVRSMLSFSPWGRRGLSLDLMRRDHEAENGVMEFMVTALMNAAPKLGVERVSLNFAVFRAVFEEGGRIGAGPVLRLWRRVLMFFSKWWQLEQLYRSNIKYQPEWVPRFLCFGERRDLAKVGLASAIAEGFLTVPGTPVAALDATAAPVLAGLPAPAAPAELAGAAHDESVTEQMAVRLAKLERLRAAGVDPYPVGFHPTATCGQIRERHPETPADTRTGDRVSAAGRVMLLRDHGHIAFATIRDWDGDLQLMIDRDVAAWTDAIDIGDHVGVTGEVVTTKRGELSVHVDTWEITGKCLRPLPDKHSGLTDPEAKVRQRYLDLITSSTARELLRARSAAVHSLRQSFSDRGFIEVETPILQRIHGGANARPFTTHINAYDLRLYLRIAPELYLKRLAVGGVEKVFELGRTFRNEGVDYKHNPEFSMLEAYQAYADYDSMLTLTREVVQSAARAANGECVIMHDGQPHDVSGDWTVRTVDEAISSALGEEITADTDVEKLRKLCDDAKIPYDPKWGRGAVVLEMYERLVEEKTVMPTFYKDFPTDVSPLTRQSRVDARLAERWDLVAFGTELGTAYSELTDPIEQRRRLTEQSLLAAGGDPEAMELDEDFLQALEYAMPPTGGLGIGVDRLVMLLTGRSIRETLPFPLVRGAR
- a CDS encoding polysaccharide deacetylase family protein, with the protein product MRAGPAPGNRRRAIVTALVLVVVILVGGFLLGHLAGSRSRSGLGDRPDAPKNSRDRVGPNARLALPPLPPRPQPITGPDRPPLPVEKGGPFGSRLTTGTPEVALTFDDGPDEVWTPQVLALLRDYGVRATFCMIGAKAAKYPQLVRDVVADGHTLCNHSWSHDVWLGLRDEPTVLADLKRTSAALTAAAPTARISYYRQPGGNWTATLVAAARRLGMTALHWRVDPHDWRNGPSYRIAADVTGQAAPGSIVLLHDGGGDRARTLSALRTILANLITRFHLAPLPPGIEEPRPSGTGRFGRPGQ
- a CDS encoding DUF2127 domain-containing protein, with amino-acid sequence MDWNLLACARHHLTYAPDEPELRDHLRVDTVDGAAWRCLRCGDYVPGPPRAAGPADEAPVPLRGQLLRDAVVLRALAVERAIRGGLLLLGAYAVWRFRGAQPAVQIAFDQDLPLLQPLADRLHWNLAESPLVHLVRTALATRPQTLTWIAAGLACYGLLQLAEGTGLWLLRRWGEYLAAIATAAFIPLEVYELIERVTWVRVTALLINIGAVVFLVYRKRLFGARGGRPAYDAERHHASLIQVARAATGPPTAHNP
- a CDS encoding YidB family protein → MAVDLNQIMKLMSDPQIQNLLKGLFSQMSGGGGGGGGGQPNLSGLVDQLSKSGLGPQVQSWIGTGKNENVTGAQLQQALGGGTLEHVAQEAGTTPRQAADDLAKVLPEIVNQATPQGQMPDPQQLQQMMGKLFGQ
- a CDS encoding IclR family transcriptional regulator; translated protein: MNQQGADRPPVKSSERTLELLEALAAGGPRGLVELSRELDIPKSSLHGLLRTMSQRGWVETDAAGTRFGLGVRALQVGASYLDSDDAIGLVNAALDALSARFGETVHLGRLDGPNVVYIAKRESAHPLRLFSAIGRRLPAHATALGKALLAARADDEVDRLLDWPLAALTPHTLTTPDALHAELARIREAGHAEDREENTEGIMCLAVAVPLRSPAVDAISVSVPLARLRDTTVAEIVADLHRHATQLRAAAHLLP